From one Mesoplodon densirostris isolate mMesDen1 chromosome 19, mMesDen1 primary haplotype, whole genome shotgun sequence genomic stretch:
- the LOC132480455 gene encoding Friend virus susceptibility protein 1-like isoform X2, which produces MAGQGDRYYTYTELLAIARRFRQNPNELMITWILRVYDQGGLALALNSRELVMLGDLTGDAVFNYRCKALRGDGKTLLAWLLLAWRQRWESFLHFEGTELPFRPWTTMEEGIQLVRELGMLDWIYREPPPLPEPEWLVPEDVPFTQGLQRRLLTAAPSELRLSLVGLLVKGVTVLEAVMVIQTVADVGLLWRQNQPGHARLMLGPNPTRKDLMGWLLSHGMPKERVDKQPTKVLLELYIQEARRSHTRDAYGPGEEQPPCPPYSDQACGAEPPVRHD; this is translated from the coding sequence ATGGCGGGGCAGGGCGACCGCTACTACACGTACACCGAGCTCCTGGCCATCGCCCGGCGCTTCCGGCAGAACCCCAACGAGCTCATGATCACCTGGATCCTGCGGGTGTATGACCAGGGgggcctggccctggccctgaaCTCCAGGGAGTTGGTGATGCTGGGCGACCTGACCGGCGATGCCGTCTTCAACTACCGCTGCAAGGCCCTGCGGGGCGACGGCAAGACGCTGCTGGCCTGGCTGCTGCTGGCCTGGCGCCAGCGCTGGGAGTCCTTCCTGCACTTCGAGGGCACCGAGCTGCCTTTCCGACCCTGGACCACCATGGAGGAGGGCATCCAGCTGGTGCGGGAGCTGGGCATGCTCGACTGGATCTACCGCGAGCCACCGCCGCTCCCCGAGCCCGAGTGGCTGGTGCCCGAGGACGTGCCCTTCACGCAGGGCCTGCAGCGGCGCCTGTTGACGGCCGCGCCCTCCGAGCTGCGGCTCTCGCTGGTCGGCCTGCTGGTCAAGGGCGTGACGGTGCTGGAGGCGGTGATGGTGATCCAGACCGTCGCCGACGTGGGCCTGCTCTGGCGCCAGAACCAGCCGGGCCACGCCAGGCTCATGCTCGGGCCCAACCCGACACGCAAGGACCTCATGGGCTGGCTGCTGAGCCACGGCATGCCCAAGGAGCGGGTGGACAAGCAGCCCACCAAGGTCCTCCTGGAGCTGTATATCCAAGAGGCCAGGCGCAGCCACACCCGCGACGCGTACGGGCCGGGAGAGGAGCAGCCCCCGTGTCCACCGTACTCTGACCAAGCCTGCGGGGCGGAGCCACCCGTGCGCCATGACTAG